One Pseudodesulfovibrio senegalensis DNA segment encodes these proteins:
- a CDS encoding CdaR family protein — MKSNWVYAVLAILLSVFSWFLVTGREKVEVLADMSLVMTNPPEGLIIESGLPDHIKVRVRGPKGLVRSLVEKTLTYPLDISNLEVGESVVDIREDRVPLSAAFDIVEIKPNRLVLKVDRMASKDIRVEAGWKGTINPDYELSRAEVEPDMVELRGPETVLRKISFNKVIVREDFSEEVPSLWEREVALDLPASVEASPGQVKAILHFSPKMRQIWVKIPLTVQSPEGIRVKPRQDYVRLLLEGPVYLFRDRQFRNDVAAVIKVGEDARAGKYEMGYTVLLPDDCRLERKNPETISLTIR; from the coding sequence ATGAAAAGTAACTGGGTTTACGCCGTCCTCGCCATTCTCCTTTCCGTTTTTTCCTGGTTTCTGGTGACGGGCCGGGAAAAGGTTGAGGTTCTTGCGGACATGTCTCTGGTCATGACCAATCCTCCCGAGGGGCTCATTATTGAAAGCGGCCTTCCCGACCATATCAAGGTGCGTGTGCGCGGCCCCAAGGGGCTGGTGCGTTCGCTGGTGGAAAAAACCCTGACGTATCCTCTGGACATCAGCAATCTTGAGGTTGGCGAGAGCGTGGTTGATATTCGCGAGGACCGTGTGCCGCTCTCTGCCGCCTTCGATATCGTGGAGATCAAGCCCAACCGCCTTGTGCTCAAGGTGGACCGCATGGCTTCCAAGGATATTCGTGTGGAGGCGGGGTGGAAGGGTACGATTAATCCCGATTATGAACTGAGCCGGGCGGAAGTGGAGCCGGACATGGTGGAGCTCAGGGGCCCTGAAACCGTGTTGCGCAAGATATCCTTCAACAAGGTGATCGTGCGCGAAGATTTTTCCGAAGAGGTCCCCTCCCTGTGGGAACGGGAAGTAGCCTTGGATTTGCCGGCGTCGGTGGAGGCATCACCCGGTCAGGTCAAGGCGATTCTGCATTTTTCCCCCAAGATGCGGCAGATATGGGTCAAGATTCCCTTGACCGTGCAAAGCCCCGAAGGTATCCGCGTCAAGCCGCGTCAGGACTATGTGCGGCTTTTGCTGGAAGGCCCCGTGTACCTTTTCCGCGATCGTCAGTTCCGAAACGACGTTGCCGCGGTTATCAAGGTTGGGGAGGATGCCCGGGCTGGAAAATATGAAATGGGGTACACCGTATTGCTTCCAGATGATTGTCGGCTGGAAAGAAAGAATCCCGAGACGATAAGTCTTACAATACGATAG